Genomic segment of Coregonus clupeaformis isolate EN_2021a chromosome 34, ASM2061545v1, whole genome shotgun sequence:
ttttttttatttttttaaacatttttttagatacagtctaaaaagagaatgcagtcagaaattgttacattaatctgaacatgtgtgaagatagtttattaaccacacccgtatgtcagaggttttgtgccccacaggtaaactaaaggagaaggtgacccactatctaaccaggtgactggtgagcatccagtcactagaaggaaaactggaagcaggcctgttgggaagggccctatcaggttatgttggtcaccgccttggccattagaatagcagagagaggaacctgggtccatgttacccactgcaagaaggtaagaccacatacaagcaccacttagcacacgcagagttgaaGAGCAGAACTGCGCCACAGGGTCCGGGGGTtacctctgtcaacgaagatctcctacccagacctatcatcactgtagtgtgttcctagggtgtgagtatggggtggtaccgagcagaaggactcaagacaggagagggttggcggtttttgggaatatgggtgaccctgagctgcatcatagtctcgacaATAGTCatggtatgtcaagatccaccaccacctcgcaccaattacgctatggccttaccattattaagaaataaaagggaagcgacccgacatactgaccgtcaagggcgagtgatctacaaaataggggtcagagaagggtggggagtaagattcaaaattaggatcAGGGATCTTATCAGGGCAGAtaagcaagcaacgtgggattataaaatcccattgtatttatgttcagctccctcggcggattgttcctgggctcaggtatttagacatactgggggacggagatatgagacgggggggggctggaggatggaggataagaaggtataacgacatccccacagagatggtagtaacgatagtaaaggtcactaaagaggacatgaaaagaacttactgggcttgcgcggacaaatacggacgggatacttgtctaagattacatttgatggagtcaaaagatatggaaagcacaggtactgtcattaatccactaacagcaatagaccgagtaaatcagtcaagggatgacggagtcaattcgactaacccgtccactatgaaagattttctcctccaagaatggaaaaatggggaagtggagggggtccctgatgagaatctctggttaaagtggatgaaatacaccgctagggccttgggggagaccaattgttatgcatgctccattgggtgaccgacaatgttgaccgccccaatgtttccctgtgtattagacctggggtccaatcaaaaagagccaaattgcacaggaatagggctggcaaaattgacatactgggccagcccacctagattcactttaactcctggcgaataccagtgttacatacatagaaatggcacccgtaacttgggtgattttgatggctgtaaggagataattaatgtgactgatttagataaggaagggggGAAATTAGGAGcctaaccatccctctgactgatgtgtggtgggcatgcactaacaaagggagcattcggcagacattaccagaaggatgggtgggtacttgtgcaccagtattgttggtccaacctgtaagaattggtcatcaaagaccagtgacaggaagaataattaggagaaaaagaaatataagtcaggaaggaaatagcccaatttggatagatggtataggcatccccaggggtgttccagacgaatacaaagctatgaatcaaacatgggagagttttactacaacatttttctggtgggtgacaataaacaaaaatatggattggataaattatatctattacaaccaacaacgatttattgaccagactagagatgcagtaaaggggatctctgagcgattatccgccatcccgctcataacttagtagaggttggttctatatcaggcagaaagggccggtgtctatagaaagataagccattgttgcacatttatccctaacaacaccacactggatgggacagtcaccagagctcttacagaattaactgcactaagtgaaggatgaactgaactcagaagttagtacattgtggatagggtggtttgatgaaatatttggtaaatggaaaaccctagcagccaccatcttaggagcgatcagtgtttgtatgggtattcttgtattatgtggttgttgtcttgttccctgtgtccgaggattggtgagtcaggcgttggtgaaatgcagtagctaaacaatgatgagagatggactgactccggactctgaccaggggaatgtgaaaaacgatcctccaggcttggtggatgacgaggatttggaccctgaaagaccgcaattggatgaaatgtttattagttctgatgtgatctctgagattaatcatgcttgtaaaatacatgtatcctgaatgtgggaatatttagtcaaaggggtggattgttagattaatttggattttaagaataatgactaaaggatttcaccccaaatacagtataaatgttagaattatcatgtggtgtcaacccactaacagagggggcggtactaaacattcaagggggaaggcggaaactgtttagaaaagtcacctaaaggtgggaggagtcaagtccaggaggtataaaatcgtatgtttgtgtctttggcgccagagctctccatgaataaacatacaaaaaatccttcttcgtggttatggaccttgaatcattgatgattaaaaccagagccttacaacctctggtaatgattcaagcttaggttgaattagagatagaaattcgcATGACAGGAGATCATTTTCATTTTATACGCCACCTCATGGCTTTTAACTTAATACATAACTGTGGGATGGATAAAAAACAGTGAACCAAAAACGGTGGATATTATGTTATGGTTTCAGATTAAATTTGGGTTACTGGCTATGAAGATTTTACTGTTTGGCTGCTCTCTGTATTTTTCTACAACTCCACTGCAAATGTGCAGTCTGGGCTATGTGTAACATGGAGGAAAAAGTTATCTTGGCATTCATTGAAAATGCCAGACTGCTTTTACAGAAGGTCTTGATCCCCCCAGAGATAAGACTTAACACTGTGAGACATTCAGAAAGGGAGTTCACGCACTTATCTCCCCCAGTGGAAATGCATTGTGGGATTTAGTTGAAAGAGGAGCACAGTTTGTGTCGACATGGAGCGAGCCGCTGTGAGCGACAACCACTGCCCCCTCGTATTTCAGGTTCTCGAAAAGCAGACAGAAAAATGCTAAATATGCAGCAGTGTGACCTCAACCCTTAGATCAGCCACTATTTTTAGACGAAGGCGTCTAACTCCTTTCACCTAGGTACTTTTCTCCTTCATCGCCAATAAATAATGTCGGCACATGTACAATACTGCCCAATATATATAGTTTACTTGTACAAACAGTAGATTATTATATAGAGTATTTATAGGGTAGTTCAAATTGCTAATGGAGGACCTCATTGTTGAGGAATGTGTTTTGCTTCTTAAATTGCTTTTAGTATTGTATGTTCTTATTACGTTGTATGTTTGAATGTTGCACATTTTATCAATTGTGTTCATGCATGGCTCCCTTGGAAAAGAGAcattggtctcaatgggactccctgctaaaggtgaaataaaatgatAAAATAGAGATGTTCAGAAAGGGACTTCACACACTTATCTCCCAAAGTGGAAATGCATTATTGTAATGCTAAGTGGGATTTAGTGGATCACAGAttgtcaaatggtcagaaaaaatCTCCTGTCCTCTGACTGTGTGCCATGTCTTTATTGAACACTTATCTGGACATTGACAATGTTGCCTAAATACCAGTGCAATCTTGGGAAACAGGTTATAGCTTCCTGCATATCTACCCTCAGCACACTCCTTCAGCAGTAACCAACCCAGCACAGCTAAGCTATGGAGCCATTATCACGGCATGAAATTAGGTTTCAAACAGCAAGAGCCTATACGTTTAAATCACAGGGCGGAGAGGGAGTGAGATACTCGTGCTTGTCTGGGGCAAGTAGCGATGGAGTAATGGGCcctcagagggaggagagagctgCACAGAGAAGTGGAATGGTAATCAACACAGACTGAATAGCTAGGAATGTCAACCAGAGTTATTGCGCTGGAGCTCTGCATCCATCGCTACACCGCAACAGATGCAGCAGTATATTTCCTTAAATAGGGATCATTAAACATAAGGACCGAATAACATGTAAATAACTCCAGGGGATATGGCAGCTTCCAAAGCATGTTGCAAGAGAGCTGGAAATAAGCACCCACTGTATTCACATAATTACAGCCTGTTATTATGTGAATACAGTGGGTTCTTAGGTTCTGTTTGGTATGATTggaacctcccgagtggcacagtggtctaaggcactgcatcacagtgctagctgtgccactagagatcctggtttgaatccaggctctgttgtagctggccgtgaccaggagcacaagtcgtccagggtaagggagggaatggccagcagagatgtagctcagttggtagagcatggtgtttgcaatgccagggttgtgggttcgattcccacggggggccagtatgaaaaagaatgtatgcactcactaactgtaagtcgctctggataagagtgtctgctaaatgacaaaaaaatatatacagtatatatatcccAAACAGAACCTAATAAACCCAAAGAGAACCTACACTTTAATCACCCAATGCATTCACATAATTAATCAGGGGTGGTGTGAATAGTGAAAATACTATTGGCTGCATTCTGGGTGTTCAGCCAAGGTCACTGTCTTGTTTGAACCCAGCTAGGATATCTCTGAGTGAGTCTTCTCCCATTCATCCATATGGCTGTATTACCATCACTGTGAATCAGCCTGGCACCCTCACTCAACCTGTGTCCTTTTGGGTTATTTTCAACCAACTCTTCTGGGAAGTGTGGAAACAACTATGCACTTACATCATGACCCTCACACATAGCCACATAGTACAGTGTTGGTGTTAGTAGTGGGTTGGTATGCCTGTTTTGTTATTGAGAGATGAATAATGTTCACCTCTGAAGAGCTCTGGGGCTGAGTGACTCATCCGACGCCTTAGGGAGGTTTTCTGTGGGATCTGCGTGGAAGCATCAACAACAAACTGTCCatagcagaggaggctggtgggaggagctacagtgagggaaaaaaggatttgatcccctgctgattttgtatgtttgcccactgacaaagaaatgatcagtctataattttaatggtaggtttatttgaacagtgagagacagaataacaaacaaaaaaatccagaaaaacgcatgtcaaaaatgttataaattaaattgcattttaatgagggaaattagtatttgacccactctcaatcagaaagatttctggctcccaggtgtcttttatacagttaacgagctgttaaagggagttctcctaatctcagtttgttacctgtatgaaagacacctgtccacagaagcaatcaatcaatcagattccaaactctccaccatggccaagaccaaagagctctccaaggatgtcagggacaagattgtagacctacacaaggctggaatgggctataagaccattgccaagcagcttggtgagaaggtgacaacagttggtgcgattattcgcaaatggaagaaacacaaaataactgtcaatctccctcggcctggggctccatgcaagacctcacctcgtggagttgcaatgatcatgagaatggtgaggaatcatcccaaaactacacgggaggatattgttaatgatctcaaggcatctgggaccatagtcaccaagaaaacaattggtaacacactatgccgtgaaggactgaattcctgcagtgcctgcaaggtccccctgctcaagaaagcacatatacagggccgtctgaagtttgccaatgaacatctgaatgattcagaggagaactgggtgaaaatgttgtggtcagatgagaccaaaatggagctctttggtatcaactcaacttgctgtgtttggaggaggaggaatgctgccgatgatcccaagaacaccatccccaccatcaaacatggaggtggaaacattatgctttgggggtgtttttctgctaaggggacaggacaacttcaccgcatcaaagggacgatggacgggccatgtaccgtcaaatcttgggtgagaacctccttcccccagccagggcattgacaatgggtcgtggatgggtattccagcatgacaatgacccaaaacacatggccaaggcaacaaaggagtggctcaagaagaagcacattaaggtcctggagtggcctagccagtctccagaccttaatcccatagaaaatctgtggagggagctgaaggttcgagttgccaaacgtcagcctcgaaaccttaatgactatgagaagatctgcaaagaggagtggaacaaaatccctcctgagatgtgtgcaaacctggtggccaactacaagaaacgtctgacctctgtgattgccaacaagggttttgccaccaagtactaaatcatgttttgcagaggggtcaaatacttatttccctcattaaaatgcaaataaatgtataacatttttgacatgcgtttttcttgacttttttgttgttattctgtctctcactgttcaaataaacctaccattaaaattatagactgatcatgcctttgtcagcgggcaaatgtacaaaatcagcaggggatcaaatacttttttccctcactgtataggaggaggggcttgttgtaatggctggaatggaataaattgaaaggtatcaaacatatggaaaccctacctctttaaggaatacctggaatagtataaagtaatccttctacccccccatataaaataaaaataaaagtggttgtcctactggctatcataagttgaatgcaccaatttgtaagtcgctctggataagagcctctgctaaatgatgtaaatgtaatgtaaatgttccataattccattacagccattacaGTGAGCCCCGTCCTGTGTTTAGACACTGCAAGTACAACGCAAACATTTTAAATAATACAATAGGCTACATCCGTTTAATTTCGTATGTATTCGTGAGTCTTCGTATGGGTTCGGAGCCATTAGAGGGGGCTGAGTCCGAGCCGCACTGTTCCCTTGGTTGCGTGTGACTAATCGAGTTTGCCAGTGAAGTAGGCTACATCCCACGGAATGTTCACCTGAGAGAGCGAAAGCACTGCAAAATTACAGGTGAGTCTTATTAGAAACGCATGTCACTGTTAGAATAGTTCACTAAGTGATTCATGTTACTTCCAATAAGTTACTTTGTCATATTTTGGGGGAGAAAAGACAACTTCTAAGAATGATCGACTTGTGACCATCTAGCACCAACTTTGCAATGAGTTATATATATAGTTCAAGCCCTGTTTGTTTATGGGTAGGCTAGTTTGTAAAAACAACTGTTGATACACGTCCAATGTGATGAACTTTACACACGGATAGTAATTTCGAAATGAGGTCGTTTCATTGAATTTTGGACCAAATTTACACTAACTGTGATTCTCCATTACCTGTAGACCGAGTCGTTTTGAGAAATGTGGTGCCATTAGAAGCGAAGGACGATTGCACCGTAACCTGATTAAAAACGGAAATTACAAATTCCCTGCTGAAGGAGCGTAGTTTACAAACTTAGAAAAGCCACTGGTGAAAAACCCACACATACAAAACGAAAAAAAGGAACATGGCAACGGGTGGATTTAAACCAAATGCTCAGACAGACTTTCTGGAGGAATGGAAGGCTAAACGGGAGAAAATGAGGGCAAAAATGCTCGGGGACATCGCTGCGGCCACCGGCGCGGGCACTGGTAGTATTGCCCCTGCCACTGCGTCCCTGGGGAGCCACAGCAACAAAAGTGAGATGCGCAATGCCACCTCGAGCACCGAACTTAACAACAACGGCAACCCGGACCGCGGGACATCATACCCTATGGCTCGCTCATCATCCTCCTCAGCCTTGAAGAGACCTGACGATGACCCACACCCGACACCAGCCGTCAGAGGAGCAGATACACCGGGGAGTAACCTGAAGAAGACACCGCAACCGGTGCCCTGCACCCCACAAGAGTCCAGCCCCACTGCATGCAATGACCATGGCAGTGACAAGGAGAGCCCCTCACCCAGTAAAGGCAAAGAGAAGAAGAACAGTGGTCCAAGCGCCAGGAAGGGGAAAGGACAGATAGAGAAGAGAAAGCTCAGGGAGAAGCGCAGATCAACAGGTGTTGTCAGCATGCCATCCACCGAGGTGAGTCCAACCTCTCTGGAACTTTCATTTGTTTACACATCATCGCCTAGTTATTAAGCATGACTCATGGTGTTGGATGAGACTGTTTAATCTCTACTGGCAACCTGTAGGCCTATGCCGCCCAAAAAGTTATGAAACCACTGGGGAAAAGACAGCTTAAAAGATGGACCTATCTGTCCCTTAGGTTGTGTCATTATCAttatgaaaacaaacatttaatCTACCATATGGGTTGGATATTTGTGGCAAAATAAGAAGTCATCAAAACATTAATTCTTCTGACCTTCAAAACGCCCACATAAACATGTCTGTTCCAGTCGAGTGTTTATGAAGACCTTCTGTCTGGCACAGACATGAAAACAGTCTCCATGAGTGCTGAAAATGTGCGGAGAGAGCAGTATCATTGTTATTGCACTTAAATCATGTCACAGCCCGGTCGAGGTTCAGATTAAAGCGGGGACGCTGATGAAAGCATGACAACCACCAGTCCGCCACTCAATAATATGTCTGACCTGTTATTCTAAGAACTTCCACCATCAGGGAAATGatatgtatacagtgccttcagaaagtattctcaccccttgactttttccacattttgttgtgttacagcctgaatttaaaattgattaaattgagattttgtgtcactggcctacacacaataccccataatgtcaaagtggaattatgtttttagaaatgtttataaattaattaaaaatgaaaagctgaaatgtcttgagtcaacaaatattcaacccctttgttatggcaagcctaaataaggcaaaaaaatgtgcttaacacattaagttgcatggactcactctgtgtgcaataatagtggttagcattttgaatgactacctcatctctgtaccccacacatacaattatttgtaaggtctctcagttgagcagtcaatttcaaacaccgattcaaccacgaagaccagggaggttttccaatgcctcgcaaagaagggcacttattagtagatgggtcaaaataaaaaagcagacattgaatatccttttgagcatggtgaagttattaattcaaGTTTGggtagtgtatcaatacacccagtcactacaaatatacaggtgtctttcttaactcagttgccggagaggaaggtaagaactctgggatttcaccatgaggccaatgttgactttaaaactgttagagtttaatggctgtgataggagaaaactgaggatggatcaaacaaagttgtagttactccacaatactaacctaaatgacagagtgaaaagaaggaagcctgtacagaatacaaatatgacaaaacatgcatcctttttgcaataaggcactaaagttcaATTGCAAAAAAATTTACTTTcattcctgaatacaaagcattatgtttgggccaaatccaactcaacatatcactgagtaccactcttcatattttcaagcatggtggtggctgcgtcatgttatgggtatgcttgtcatcggcaaggactccAGAGGTTtataggataaaaagaaacggaatagagctaagcacaggcaaaatcctagaggaaaacctggttctgtctgctttccgacagacactaggagacaaatgcacctttcagcaggacaataacctaaaacacaaggccaaatatacactggagttgcttaccaagatgacattgaacgttcctgagtgacctagttacagttttgactttaaatcagcttgaaaatctatagcgagacttgaaaatggctgtctagcaatgatcaacaaccaacttgacagagcttga
This window contains:
- the LOC123482487 gene encoding PRKC apoptosis WT1 regulator protein-like isoform X1, with the protein product MATGGFKPNAQTDFLEEWKAKREKMRAKMLGDIAAATGAGTGSIAPATASLGSHSNKSEMRNATSSTELNNNGNPDRGTSYPMARSSSSSALKRPDDDPHPTPAVRGADTPGSNLKKTPQPVPCTPQESSPTACNDHGSDKESPSPSKGKEKKNSGPSARKGKGQIEKRKLREKRRSTGVVSMPSTESLDELDDDGGEKEKEEEQQLTQLNTEQNEAITSDPGAATHLLQDTLRSGSGRHQSSSGGPGSEEEAGGNSRHRRNRHGNATVPGGLERRVEELEKELARQRQENGQLLKAHQDKDDLIGKLKEEIDLLNRDLDDIEEENEQLKQENKTLLKVVGQLTR
- the LOC123482487 gene encoding PRKC apoptosis WT1 regulator protein-like isoform X2, giving the protein MATGGFKPNAQTDFLEEWKAKREKMRAKMLGDIAAATGAGTGSIAPATASLGSHSNKSEMRNATSSTELNNNGNPDRGTSYPMARSSSSSALKRPDDDPHPTPAVRGADTPGSNLKKTPQPVPCTPQESSPTACNDHGSDKESPSPSKGKEKKNSGPSARKGKGQIEKRKLREKRRSTGVVSMPSTESLDELDDDGGEKEKEEEQQLTQLNTEQNEAITSDPGAATHLLQDTLRSGSGRHQSSGGPGSEEEAGGNSRHRRNRHGNATVPGGLERRVEELEKELARQRQENGQLLKAHQDKDDLIGKLKEEIDLLNRDLDDIEEENEQLKQENKTLLKVVGQLTR